Below is a genomic region from Hevea brasiliensis isolate MT/VB/25A 57/8 chromosome 3, ASM3005281v1, whole genome shotgun sequence.
ATATTTGTGCAGAGAGATCGGAGAGTATCagtaggcaagattggatggtccagAGACACAATATTGATTCGACCCCATCTGATAAGAGATTGGAAAACAATTAACTTAAgcgtgagatcgatttgttccaTGGTCGAGCAATCGGTGAGCTCGGAAAAGCCATTTGTGATCGAAGGACATCGGTTGAGAGCGGATAATAAAGTAAAAAGTTTAAAAGTTGCTTGACTTCGGAggttggccaaaatatggtgtctacatcaATGAATTACCGACGCTTTACCgacgaaaaagagaaataaaatttaaactaatttttaCCAACGAAATTACTGACTAATTACCGACCAAAACATTACCAACGATGTAATTTCGTAGGCAAAAGTAGTACCTAACATTGGCCGCTAAATTAGCgaccaaataataaaaataacgacCAAATGTTTcgtcagtaattaccaacgaaacgcttttcataggtaatagtaagaaaaaaataaaaaataaaattttttaaacaatACTTACAAAaaatttttcatcggtaattaccaacgaaaagtttttcgtaagtaatattaagaaaaaaatagagaagaaaatttctaaaaagttaaaaaattttatctatgaatttttttcgtccgtaattaccaacgaaatattttttgtaggtaatattaaggagaaaataaaaaagaaaaaatctaaaaagcttaaaaaaattttagatataaatttttttcgtcggtaattaccaacgaaacgctttttataggtaatattaaggagaaaatagaaaataaatttttttaaaaaaatacctacgaaaaatttatcgtcggtaattaccaataaaAAGTTTTTTGTCAGTAACATTAAggaaaaatagagaagaaaatttctaaaaaactaaaaaaaatttacctacgaaaaatttttcgtcggtaattatcaacgaaaaatttttcgtagataatattttggagaaaatagaaaaaaaaattctaaaacactaaaaaaattttacttaCGAAAAGTAttttgtcggtaattaccaacgaaatacttttcataggtaatattaagaagaaaataggaaaaaaaaaatttaaaaattttagctaCGAATTATTTTCATCGGTAATTAACAATGAAAcagttttcgtaggtaatattaaggagaaagtagaaaataaaattttaaaaaaatacctacgaaaaatttttcatcgataattaccaacgaaatacaTTTAGTCAGTAGTTTATCGGTAAATCACAAAAAATGTGAAATTCCCACGTCGTTTAAGAATAGATTGGAGGGTAATTAATTTATCTATAAAAGGAAAACTACTCTTCAATATAGAGTAATTGTTGCATAGTCACATATATGGGGCCTACTTTGGGCCcactagtaattttttttaaatcaattaaatcttaaaaaattataaattaaaataattaatatttaaaaattaaaaaattaaaaataaaaaaatttaaaaattaatttgaaaattttaaattaaattaaaatttaaattaaatttaaaagttaaattaaattaaattaaaaattaaattaaattaaaaaatattaaataaaaattaactatgaaaatttattttgatcagtaattaccaacgaaaaatttTGTTGCTAAATAGTCTGTAATTTATAAGAGTAAAATCTtctacaaaaaaatttaaatttacctaTAAAATAATTCGTCGGTAAATTTAGCGACAACATTTTTTTCGTCGATAAAAATCACCTACACTAATATTTGTGAACGAAAAAATTTCATCTGTAATTTGTCGGTAATCACTTATTACCTACAAAATTTTAGTATATTTGGTCAATAATTTTCgtatctatttttttaatttcttatagtgtaaaatttttaattatttatactaATTAAACCGAACATCCATTATAATTACAAACctaataaatttgtaaattgaGTCATACCATACGACTTTTGAATCGAGTCATACCATACGACTTTTGAATCGAGTCATAATTCGAAGGTATATGAGAATGTATTGCAAATATAAAAAGGTTGTGTTAGTTTATGATAATTTCCTATTTTTATTAATCATTattctttataaaaaaaaagtgaggtaaattttacatataattaaattttattttaagaattACAGAAAAACTAAAATATGCATATGTCCCCTAactagctaaaattttaatattgtgaatcataataataattttagaaatttattaaatattatttatcattTCCAATTAGAAATTTGGTTccattaaaaacaataatatatatagtcctctaatatatatttaatgggaaaacaaaaaatatttttttattattagtttTAACCATGTTTATAGACGATATATGCATTTGTCCCCTATGTGTGTAAGATTTATGTAATTAAAGATATAATTCTTAAGTGGTCCCCTTTTGTTACTCTCATAAAATATTTTTGTGGGACCATACAATTTgtcatttataaataatattaataagagacgattaaaaaaattatctcagaatattttaaaaaaattatttttgtggaatataaattttaatttgtcttCCAATGTGATCTCCTATTCTCACGAATTCTATAGTGGCTATCTATTTTACAAATGTTAGAGGCCTCATTAAGGTGATTATTGAAGGAGAATCTTCAACGGTCATTGAAGCTTTTCAAAGATAGCTTTCTCCAACGGcaattcaaattaattaaaaagcaTCTTCATGATCCTTCGTTTAGATGTAATTCGTATGCGCATTTATCGTTCGTAATTCATTCAATGCCACAATGATGGCTAACGAAATCTATATCTTTGAAATGCTAATTCAAGTTCCGAGttttaaagaattttaaaattacaaACGTCATCTTTCTAATATGATTCTCCATAAAAACACTTTGAACTGCCTCAACTCTCATTCAAACGGGCAAGCatattttatatgaaaaaaataaataaataaaacgcaCATTATACAAGTGAGCCACTCAATTATCTGATCATGTGTCAGGGCAAGTTGTAACCCAAGAAAATGAGCAAATGAGGATCAAGACATCCTAACAACAAGCCTTTTTTCTAGCCATTGCAAATGCAAATTAAGGTTGCAAAGCCActaaaatttttcaatattttattttattatgtaaaaCAAAAAAGCATTAAAATTCTTGCACGCAATCTTCATCATGTTACTTTCCATGCTTCCTTCCAGTTTGAGCCAAGTATCATTATCGTTCATTACCATCAATCTCCTTGAGAAGAGGATATTTTGGGCTCAAACAACTGAAGAAAAGCGAACACCATTACTGCTCCACTTCCAACACAGCACCGGGTAGGTAGCGTGGTCTTTTAAGTTTTACCTTCACCCCAAGTCCTAGTCCCCAAACAACTTCTGAATTAGACCAGACTACCCTTTCAAGTTTCAGCCCAAGACTCCAGCAAcattatattctaataaaatatacCGTTTTGAGCCCACCGAGTCATATATTTATAGGCATCGGAAAGTCTGGGAACCTGCAAGTATTGGCACCATCCTCAGTAGCCCAAGAAATTTTCGGTTAGAAATTAGAAAGTTTTAGAAAGATCCAAGACTCACACCAAGTACTGGAGCAGAAGATGGAGAAGGCGGAGGAAACAGCTTTAAATTCATCAAAAGCAGCAAAAGAGACGAAAGATGCCGAAGCTCAAATTCCACCCAAAAACAAAAGCAAACACAGACGTAGAAACATCTGTCTTGGGGTGACGGCGGCTGTCATCGTCGTTTTCGTTCTGGTTGTGGTGATCTTGGCATTAACGGTGTTCAAAGCCAAAGAACCCTCTACCACCATCGACTCAATCGCTCTAGATAACCTGCGCGTGTCCTTGGACTTGGCCAGGTTGGGCGTCGATCTGAATTTGACCTTGGACGTGGATCTCACCGTCAAGAACCCAAACAACGTGGGGTTCAAGTTCAAGAACGGTTCTGCTTTGTTGAATTACAGAGGTGAAGTTGTGGGGGATGTTCCGATTCCCGCCGGCAAGATTGGCGCCGACGAAACCAAACCCATGAATGTAACAGTCACGGTGATGGCAGATCGCTTGCTCTCTAATTCTCAGCTTTATACCGATGTGATGTCGGGTGTGATGAAGTTGAGCACACTGATCAAACTTTCTGGTAAAGtttcaatttttaatatatttaaagtgaCTGTACACACGACAACTACCTGCGATTTCAGTGTCTTTGTTTCCAATGCTACGGTTGGAGATCAGAACTGCAAGTATAAGACAAGCTTGTAGGACATGTTTATAAGTTTgggtttttaattaatattagatTCTTCAGATCATTACTAGCTTAGTTCTTGATACATGTTGATTACTGGGTATGGTTAGAGTTTGTTCTTATTGATTGGGATGATTCTGTATTATTAGAGGAACACATCGTTGTGTAATAATTGTCTGTCTTCAAATTCTTTTCCTAATGTTTCCGATTCACTGTTCAGTTTCTCAGATACAGACGCATTCTTGATACTTTCATGTGATTGTGACAGAACATTGAATTCGAATGCACTTCTTTCGCAATCAAAAACAGTCTGCTTTCAATTTGCCAGCTTCAGTTTTAGTTTGAAGCCAACTTTTCCTCGCTGAACAGTCCATTTTAGGTGAATAATATTTGGAAAGCATATGATGTTTCCCCAACCGTGGGGAAGAAACAGTGATAGCATAGTGGACTGATTAATTAGAACAGGAAttgaaagaaggaaagaaagaatGAAATTGAGGCGTAGCTTGATTTGATCAAGTGCTAGAGACATATACTCAACCCCAATGGAGGGAATTTTGAGTCTCCACTATAAGTAAATTGAGATACTTCCACTTGAGGTTTGAGGATATGTAGGGGTGGTAAGGTAACCGTGAAACCCACAAAACACCGGAACTTAACTGGAACCTAATTAACACCTTCAATACTTGAACTAATTAATATCTTCAACGTTTAActtgttttaaatttaattaaaaatttttaaatttaattattattatttaacaaatattaaatttatttaattttatatattttatttaataatttatataaaaatattttttattaataatttatattttaaaattttaataattttataaaataattaaactctattttatttaaaataaaataagtacatatttataaatattattataaaaaaatattttatattcaattaattatttatataaataaattataataataaatacttaatatccAAACAGATATTATTATTTAAACCTAAtcttcttttaaatttaattatacacTACTCATATTTATTCTATTAGAGATCAATCAAATCAAATACTCATAAATACTCAATCCATCGCCATAAGCCCTTAGCCAAAAGGGAACACAAATCTTAAGCCAAAAGTTGATTCGCATTAAAATCTACCGCTTTGTCATTTCTTTAACCAAATTAGTTTTTTGTTTTAATCGAAAAGTAGGAGTTCATTTGCATATATAAAACGGTCTAGGACCCAATACAAAGCTCAGAGATTCAACAGATTACATGCAAAGTGGATTCAGGATCAATGAAACTCAAGTTACAAATTAAAGGCAAACTTGAAAACTAAGAAGCCCTAACTCAAAACAACAAGACCCATAGGCCCACGACACAAGAAACCCTAGTTTAGGAGACCAGGGAAGATGGCAACCATCATCTTCTCTAGGTGTAGTGTGTAGGTTGCCTATCGCCAGTCTTCTCCAAGTGGGGAGAGTAAGAACATCAATTGGAAGAAAAAATTGAAGGTCTTCCATCTGATTTGTAGAAGGAAACTTCAAAACTCTAAGCCAAGTCATACTTCCAACCAATGACCAAAACTTCAAAGGGCCCCACTCAAGAACCATATTGTAGTTGTCAGAGGGAGGTGCCTGGTAGAGCTTAAAACTTCTTTGACCTTAGGATCGGCCACTTTCAAATGGGGAGCATGAAAGATCCTCGAGGTACCAAGCAACAATTGACATAGGAAAACCCTCTAAACAGAGCTAAAACAAAAAGAACCAGTCAAGACTCATTTAGTCGACAACCAGCGCACATGTCCAAAAGCTGAGCTTCCTCTTTACTATGTACACAACCTACAAATTAAAATCAAACAACAAAACCCATAAATACATCCTCACCCAAAAGTGGAGAAGGAGAAAACCCACCTCCAGGCAAGGAACTAAGCCATCCCCTATTCGAAAAGGGTGGGGTAGGCTAGACTTGGCCACCAAGCCGGTTCCTATTTTAACTAGCTCGAAACCATGAACCCCTCAATGTTCTGGTTCTGGTTCAATCTAGTCCAAATCTAACGGTTCagattttttatgtatttttttatttgtttaaatGGAACAAGGTGGTTCGATCCAAAACCATATGATTTCCTTTaagttaaattttgattcaatttaatttgattcgagttaaatatagatttgattggttctaatttaatttttatcacatTTAAATTGATCCGATTTTGATTCTAAATCAGTCTTTCGTTGAGTCTAGAAAAGGCTACACTTTCAATAGAAGAAAGGTGActgaagttaaaaaaaaaaaaaaaaactctctctCTGAGGagctagagagagagagaatgaataACACCTTAAAAAAATTTGTTGATCAGGACAACCCAGCAGATTCACATGTGAACCAAAGCCACCACAGGACTATTCACATGCGTTTAAACTAGTTGCGAATGTGTTACGGTACATCAAAATTTTGTAcggatataaatttataaaataaaaaataaataaattaaaaattaggtaTAAATTCGTGAGAATTCTTTAacgtttaaattaaaattaatataaaaaaatagtatatgaaattaattagtatGATTTAAGATATAGTATATATATAATGATTATTTATGATAaatcaattatataattatatggatattattaACTAATATAATTATAAGAATATATTTCTATTTATCGTGTATAATTATAAGTATTACTATATTTAATAATCCTactaaaattatttatctttagtcaatattttttctttttatttaataaattttatcaagattctttttttttatttaataaaatttataataaatgaatctcataattaaattattaaatattattaagctcattgtattaaaaatttaaattattaaattaattatatacattTTGTAGAGTTTTATCAATAGGGGTCCCAAGCAACCCAACAAATTCAACTTTGGGATTATTCAGTTGGCCTTTCACCGTTTATAACGACAGCGCGTTGAAATTTTGGTTTGGGATGGACACCTGTATTAATCAATAAAATCAGTGAAAACATCTTCAGACTGtattgtttgaaaaaaaaaaattaatattttaccctAATAACAACCCctttctatttttaaaatttgatattaTAGTTTAAATATTAATCTCCAtttattttatcaaaaatattttCCTCAATTTAtcagtaaaaaatatttttcataattaaaagaaaattaattcaTCTTTCATTCAAAAAATAACttattaattaacataattataagaatatatttttattatatataagaaatagtaaagctatatatatatatatccaatccAATAACATATGTCATTGCCATGCCAATTTTATTATTCTTGTTTTTCTCTATGTTACGCATGGAAAATGCAATGTCCCCTTAAATTGCAAGGCAATGTGTAGTTTTTGAAATATGCATGACTGAGAAGGGCTTCAATCATAAAATCATCTAAATTATTAACGAGGTCTAATTTAATTATATTGGAATCGTGtttaaaattatgagattttgatttttttaataacaaaattgaaaaaatgaaaatttaaacaaTTTTATCATAAGTGATGATTTTAACTGTGATTGTGTATAAAAGTAGAAGATTTATCAGATTATTTGGAGGTGGCATTGGCCTGTTTATTTGATTGGATTGATGAACAAACTTTAATTCAAAAAGAGGAAAGTGGCATTAATGGCGTTTAAGTGGGGTAGCACTGTAATAGCGCTGATTTAAAAAGCCAAGGAAGCTTTATTTGTGGTGAAGATTGAAGAAGACAGCTAGGAATTAGGGTGATAATTGTGAAAATTAAAAGCCCCCAACGCCCAACTAGCCCACCCATGACCAACGCTAGTGTTAAGCTTTAAGCGGT
It encodes:
- the LOC110668774 gene encoding uncharacterized protein LOC110668774, whose product is MEKAEETALNSSKAAKETKDAEAQIPPKNKSKHRRRNICLGVTAAVIVVFVLVVVILALTVFKAKEPSTTIDSIALDNLRVSLDLARLGVDLNLTLDVDLTVKNPNNVGFKFKNGSALLNYRGEVVGDVPIPAGKIGADETKPMNVTVTVMADRLLSNSQLYTDVMSGVMKLSTLIKLSGKVSIFNIFKVTVHTTTTCDFSVFVSNATVGDQNCKYKTSL